In Triticum aestivum cultivar Chinese Spring chromosome 5B, IWGSC CS RefSeq v2.1, whole genome shotgun sequence, the following proteins share a genomic window:
- the LOC123111839 gene encoding uncharacterized protein, with the protein MAQGTAPSAAGGGGGGVFSTPAAVATTPPGTPRAAAAAQPVPSGHYAVELYFDPALENQVLKAWNALARRQLSSRLIDTASRPHLPLLHLPAAALPDPLRLAPALRALASRIDPLPLALSSLASPPSSLDAGVLFLSPTPSAALLGLHAQLCELLRKDTGLEVPDGFRPDNWVPRCAVAVDVPRGRMAEAFCVLRELKLLPVSGYGMDIALVEVGPVVREVVSYPLGGSGGVGAD; encoded by the coding sequence ATGGCGCAAGGTACCGCGCCCTCCgcggccggcggaggcggcgggggtgtTTTCTCCACCCCGGCGGCGGTCGCGACGACTCCCCCAGGCACCccccgcgcggcggcggcggcgcagccggTCCCCTCCGGGCACTACGCGGTAGAGCTCTACTTCGATCCCGCGCTGGAGAACCAGGTGCTCAAGGCGTGGAACGCTCTCGCGCGGCGGCAGCTCAGCAGCCGCCTCATCGACACCGCGTCCCGCCCGCACCTCCCGCTGCTGCATCTCCCGGCCGCCGCGCTCCCCGACCCGCTCCGCCTCGCGCCCGCCCTCCGCGCGCTCGCCTCCCGCATCGACCCGCTCCCTCTCGCGCTCTCCTCGCTCGCGTCGCCCCCGTCATCCCTTGATGCGGGGGTCCTCTTCCTTTCGCCCACGCCATCGGCGGCGCTGCTCGGCCTCCACGCGCAGCTCTGCGAGCTGCTGCGCAAGGACACGGGGCTCGAGGTGCCCGACGGGTTCCGCCCAGACAACTGGGTCCCGCGGTGCGCCGTCGCCGTCGATGTGCCACGTGGCCGTATGGCCGAGGCCTTCTGCGTGCTCCGTGAGCTCAAGCTTCTGCCTGTCTCCGGGTATGGTATGGACATTGCGCTGGTAGAAGTCGGGCCGGTGGTCAGAGAGGTCGTATCGTACCCGCTTGGTGGCAGCGGCGGCGTTGGAGCCGATTGA